A single region of the Mercenaria mercenaria strain notata chromosome 6, MADL_Memer_1, whole genome shotgun sequence genome encodes:
- the LOC128557976 gene encoding uncharacterized protein LOC128557976, translated as MDPAKTSSRRTRKLTIKGQEMYELRVCEFGRVLFNIHQTIEENITLVETYKENKTVLGELKQILEEEHHKYSEVAQSEVAQSEASATETKNLNDNNSQSRDNVSVKSNQQQSGGSVKSQKTRNSQSVGKSRSTHSTSSSKSKMSQMLITKKSNLETAKIRLKIAEEEEKLKRQQTEFEINVKREQADKQAQVEKGQKELEASLHILQCKKEVLETEAELKVVEEIASLEVDNTELPSELDNRSIFVKEYIDNLPEITRVDGCVNSLPLHSNPCTEVVETSMQNKLDNTKTSSSPLENQSNLGIPEPTSQVEKDENNSTPQGAGVSELTKYIMKKDLLLSRLSNFDDRAERYFSWKNSFLNIVKELDVTATEELDLLARWLGPESKRQAVSIRVSNPHDEQNALNKTWERLDERFGAPEQVAESLRRRLESFPKVTVTERQKLYELSDLLSEIASVKENERYKMSLSYFDSVLGVNNAVCKLPVFIQNKWVDHASSYKVQHNVMYPPFYVFVEFVKKMAVRQNDPSFRIQSNDSQKGDSTVHVKQMYKVKSVNTRKTNLETSQRFETKNLKCVIHGDESKHKLKHCRTFQAKSIPEKKEIVQKNGICFKCLNGKHLAKDCKESVSCEKCNSSRHCTTFHIDRPEALTGYGGEHHQQDPSSRVNVSCTEVCGDPLTTGKSCTKTVLVRVYPEDQPDRAITCYAIIDDQSNKSLAKSELFDKVGNNTDTIDYILSSCAGKVARSGRCTSGICVEPFDGSCVLKCPQLIECNEIPDTKKEVATPAVARQYKHLRDIQHLIPEIDSHADVLLLLGRDLLAAHHVIDQRIGAENEPYAQRLRLGWVVVGETCLGMIHRNDQNMIIVNKTNVLFNGRSSMFLPCENKFEIKDTVFQRTVEDDSPGLSREDREFLDMMDKEMTKSESGHIIAPLPFRKARRKLPNNFEQARRRAENLSRDLKRNPAKREHFVEFMKNIFEKKHAEEAPSVDKGEEVWYLPIFGVYHPKKPNKIRVVFDSAAKFEGVCLNDVLLKGPDLTNNLVAVLLNFRKERFAAMADVEQMFFNFEVQEKHRNFLRFLWFKDNDPAKSLVTYRMRVHVFGNSPSPAVATYGIRQAVCDHNSDIDCDDVCDYVKKSFYVDDGLVSKAHENELISLIKRTQARLQDGGVIRLHKIVSNSTAVLSSFPPSDLAKNITEIDFSSETPCIQKSLGLSWNVVKDVFSFQVSTDKKPYTKRGLLSTINGLFDPLGYVAPIILGGRLIMRKAIQDNNLGWDDPLPENLKREWTDWQKSLVHLVQLEIPRAFTEMSFEHSIKRELHVFSDASKEAIAAVVYIRIYESTGNSHIGFVLGKSRLAPTHGHTVPRLELCAAVVATELAAFVQKYLDIPSQSTYFYTDSQVVLGYINNEARRFYVYVANRVDRILKLSSRNQWNFVPTERNPADHGTRPVSTINMKDCKWLTGIESGLQRNIENQHVQFKLVEPEEDVEVRPVVKVNKIEVRKANLGGHRFERFSSWNRLVLAISCLKRIANKYHKNVQTDTRNNVEFKKAAEIMILKEAQRESYSKEIDLLKTDKSVARDSSLVKLSPNLDSNDLLRVGGRIRNARLDTGEKIPIIIPGKHHIAMLLVRHFHQLISHQGRHLTEGAVRSAGYWITSEKRLISRVIHNCVRCRKLRRPTEHQKMADLPICRLTPSPPFTYVGVDSFGPWSIVSRRTRGGLSNSKRWAILFSCLNTRSVHIEVIEEMSASSFINALRRFIAIRGQVKEFYSDRGTNFIGAVGEMGMDKVNVEDTDIKGFLRNHSAVWYFSAPHSSHMNGSWERMIGLARRILDSMLCDISTKHFTHEVLCTLMSEVMCIINSRPITTVSDDPTSPAVLSPNVLLTQKVNSDIEPLQNFDVKDMYKSQWRQVQVLADQFWKHWRVQYLHSLQVRRKWQTERSNIKSFYCHDL; from the exons ATGGATCCCGCTAAGACTTCCTCAAGAAGAACAAGAAAACTTACAATTAAGGGACAAGAAATGTATGAATTAAGAGTCTGCGAATTTGGCCGTGTTCTGTTTAATATTCATCAAACAATAGAAGAAAACATTACACTAGTAGaaacatataaagaaaataaaactgttctagGAGAACTAAAACAAATATTAGAAGAAGAACACCACAAATAC AGTGAAGTAGCACAGAGTGAAGTAGCACAGAGTGAAGCATCGGCTACAGAGACAAAGAACCTTAACGACAATAACAGTCAAAGTCGAGATAATGTTTCAGTGAAAAGTAACCAACAACAGTCTGGTGGTTCGGTTAAAAGTCAAAAAACTCGGAACAGTCAAAGTGTTGGAAAAAGTCGAAGTACACATTCAACTTCATCAAGTAAAAGTAAGATGAGCCAAATGCTGATAACAAAGAAATCCAATCTTGAAACAGctaaaataagattaaaaatAGCAGAAGAGGAAGAAAAGTTAAAAAGGCAACAAACtgagtttgaaataaatgtaaaaagagAACAAGCAGACAAACAAGCACAAGTTGAAAAAGGACAAAAGGAATTAGAAGCCAGTTTACACATTTTACAGTGTAAAAAAGAAGTACTTGAAACTGAAGCAGAGTTGAAAGTAGTAGAAGAAATAGCTAGTCTTGAAGTTGACAACACAGAATTACCTTCAGAACTTGACAACAGAAGTATCTTCGTGAAAGAGTACATAGACAATTTACCTGAAATCACTAGAGTTGACGGGTGTGTAAACAGTTTACCTCTACACAGCAATCCTTGTACTGAAGTAGTGGAAACTTCTATGCAAAATAAACTTGACAATACTAAAACTTCTTCATCACCATTGGAAAACCAGTCGAATCTTGGAATCCCCGAACCCACTTCACAAGTCGAGAAAGATGAAAACAATTCTACACCCCAAGGTGCAGGAGTATCAGAACTTACGAAATATATCATGAAGAAAGATCTTTTATTGTCGCGTTTATCTAATTTTGATGACCGTGCAGAGAGATACTTCAGTTGGAAAAATAGTTTCCTCAATATAGTGAAAGAATTAGACGTGACAGCCACAGAGGAACTTGATCTTTTAGCACGTTGGTTGGGACCAGAATCTAAGCGACAAGCTGTGAGCATTAGAGTTTCTAATCCACACGATGAACAGAACGCGTTAAATAAAACATGGGAAAGACTTGATGAGCGTTTTGGAGCACCTGAGCAAGTTGCGGAATCCCTAAGAAGAAGACTAGAAAGTTTTCCCAAAGTGACAGTAACAGAGAGACAAAAATTGTATGAGTTGTCTGATTTGTTATCAGAAATTGCAAGTGTTAAAGAGAATGAGAGATATAAAATGTCACTATCATATTTTGATTCTGTATTAGGTGTTAACAATGCTGTGTGTAAATTACCTGTATTTATACAAAACAAGTGGGTAGATCATGCTAGTTCTTATAAGGTTCAACATAATGTTATGTATCCtcctttttatgtttttgttgaatttgtaaagaaaatggcTGTTAGACAAAATGACCCCAGTTTCAGAATTCAATCAAATGATAGTCAAAAAGGAGACAGTACAGTACATGTAAAGCAAATGTATAAGGTCAAATCAGTGAACACtagaaaaacaaatttagaaactTCACAAAGGTTTGAAACTAAAAATCTCAAGTGTGTTATTCATGGAGATGAatccaaacataaattaaaacacTGTCGTACATTTCAGGCAAAATCTATTCCCGAGAAAAAGGAAATTGTGCAAAAAAATGGTATATGTTTCAAGTGTTTAAATGGTAAACATCTGGCGAAAGATTGTAAAGAATCTGTTAGTTGTGAAAAATGTAACAGTTCTCGTCATTGCACTACATTTCATATTGATCGTCCTGAAGCATTAACAGGTTATGGCGGGGAACATCACCAACAGGACCCATCTTCACGGGTTAATGTAAGCTGTACAGAAGTATGTGGAGATCCTTTAACCACTGGTAAATCATGTACAAAAACTGTGTTAGTGCGTGTATATCCTGAAGACCAACCTGACAGAGCAATTACGTGTTACGCCATTATAGATGACCAGAGTAACAAATCACTTGCTAAATCTGAACTCTTTGATAAAGTAGGTAACAATACAGACACTATAgattatattttatcatcatgtGCAGGAAAAGTAGCCAGATCAGGAAGGTGTACATCAGGAATTTGTGTTGAACCTTTTGATGGTTCATGCGTATTGAAATGTCCACAACTGATTGAATGTAATGAAATTCCAGACACCAAGAAAGAAGTTGCTACTCCAGCAGTTGCAAGGCAATATAAACATTTAAGAGATATACAACATTTGATTCCAGAGATTGATTCTCATGCAGATGTTTTGTTATTATTGGGAAGAGACCTTCTTGCAGCACATCACGTTATAGACCAGAGAATAGGAGCTGAAAACGAACCATACGCACAACGTCTCCGATTGGGTTGGGTTGTTGTAGGAGAAACATGTTTAGGCATGATACATCGCAATGATCAAAACATGATTATAGTAAACAAAACCAATGTTTTGTTTAATGGGCGTAGTTCGATGTTTTTGCCTTGTGAAAACAAATTTGAGATCAAAGATACtgtttttcaaagaactgttgaaGACGATAGTCCAGGATTATCCCGAGAAGACAGAGAATTTCTTGACATGATGGATaaagaaatgacaaaatctgaaagtgGTCACATAATTGCACCGTTACCATTTCGTAAAGCGAGACGCAAGCTTCCAAACAATTTTGAACAAGCTAGACGTAGAGCAGAGAATTTATCACGGGATTTGAAGCGGAATCCTGCCAAACGAGAGCATTTCGTTGAATTCATGAAAAACATATTTGAGAAGAAACATGCAGAAGAAGCTCCTTCTGTAGATAAAGGTGAAGAAGTTTGGTACCTCCCAATATTTGGTGTGTATCACCCGAAAAAGCCAAACAAAATTCGTGTTGTATTTGATTCTGCTGCCAAATTTGAAGGAGTTTGTTTAAATGATGTTTTGTTAAAGGGACCGGACTTGACGAACAATCTTGTTGctgttttattgaattttcggaAAGAAAGATTTGCTGCAATGGCTGATGTGGagcaaatgttttttaattttgaggtTCAAGAAAAACATAGAAATTTCTTACGCTTTCTCTGGTTCAAAGACAACGATCCAGCAAAGTCACTGGTTACATATAGAATGCGTGTACATGTTTTCGGAAATTCACCATCTCCTGCAGTTGCGACATACGGTATTCGTCAAGCTGTGTGTGATCATAACTCGGACATTGATTGTGATGATGTGTGTGACTACGTCAAGAAAAGTTTTTATGTTGACGACGGGCTGGTTTCAAAGGCGCATGAAAATGAATTGATAAGTTTAATCAAACGGACACAGGCAAGATTACAAGATGGAGGTGTTATTCGACTCCATAAGATAGTGTCGAACAGTACAGCTGTTTTAAGCAGTTTTCCACCAAGTGACTTAGCAAAGAACATTACTGAAATTGACTTTAGTTCGGAAACACCATGTATACAAAAAAGTTTAGGTCTGAGCTGGAATGTAGTGAAAGATGTATTCTCATTTCAGGTGTCTACAGATAAGAAACCGTACACCAAAAGAGGTCTGCTGTCTACTATAAATGGATTGTTCGATCCCCTTGGTTATGTGGCACCAATTATATTAGGCGGTCGTCTTATAATGAGAAAGGCCATCCAAGACAATAATCTGGGCTGGGATGATCCATTGCCGGAAAACTTAAAGAGAGAATGGACAGACTGGCAAAAATCTCTTGTTCATCTTGTGCAGCTGGAAATACCACGTGCCTTTACAGAAATGTCATTTGAACACAGTATAAAACGCGAACTTCATGTATTTTCAGATGCATCCAAGGAGGCTATCGCCGCAGTGGTCTATATTCGTATATATGAATCAACCGGAAATTCTCACATTGGGTTTGTACTTGGAAAATCACGGTTAGCTCCTACCCACGGACATACAGTTCCAAGGTTAGAGTTATGTGCTGCTGTAGTAGCTACAGAACTGGCTGCATTTGTACAGAAATATTTAGACATACCATCTCAGTCAACATATTTCTACACAGATAGCCAGGTGGTCTTAGGCTATATAAACAATGAAGCACGTAGGTTTTATGTGTATGTGGCAAATAGAGTTGATAGAATCTTAAAGTTGTCGTCGCGTAATCAATGGAACTTTGTGCCTACTGAAAGAAACCCAGCAGATCATGGTACACGTCCAGTGAGTACAATCAATATGAAGGACTGTAAATGGTTGACAGGAATAGAATCTGGGTTGCAgagaaatattgaaaatcaacATGTACAGTTTAAACTAGTAGAGCCTGAAGAAGATGTAGAAGTTCGCCCAGTTGTAAAAGTGAACAAGATAGAAGTGAGAAAGGCGAATCTTGGTGGACATCGTTTTGAGCGTTTTTCATCCTGGAATAGACTGGTTCTAGCAATTTCGTGTTTGAAAAGAATtgcaaataaatatcataaaaatgtacaGACTGATACAAGAAACAATGTAGAATTCAAGAAAGCTGCAGAGATTATGATTCTGAAAGAAGCTCAAAGGGAATCCTATTCTAAAGAAATAGATTTATTAAAAACTGACAAATCAGTTGCTAGAGACAGTAGTTTAGTGAAGCTCTCACCTAATTTAGACTCCAATGACTTGTTAAGGGTTGGTGGTAGAATAAGAAATGCCAGGTTAGACACAGGGGAGAAAATTCCTATAATAATACCAGGAAAGCATCATATCGCAATGCTTCTAGTTAGACACTTTCACCAGTTGATATCTCATCAGGGTCGTCATCTGACTGAAGGAGCAGTACGTTCAGCTGGATATTGGATTACAAGTGAAAAACGACTTATTAGTCGTGTAATTCATAACTGCGTTAGATGTCGTAAGTTAAGAAGACCTACTGAACACCAGAAAATGGCGGATCTTCCAATTTGTCGCTTGACTCCAAGTCCTCCTTTCACATACGTGGGCGTCGATTCTTTTGGGCCTTGGTCTATAGTTTCCAGACGTACAAGAGGTGGTTTAAGCAATAGTAAACGCTGGGCAATACTGTTTTCATGTTTGAATACTAGATCAGTCCATATTGAGGTGATAGAGGAGATGAGTGCTTCATCATTTATAAATGCGTTAAGGAGATTCATTGCCATTAGAGGTCAAGTGAAAGAGTTTTACTCAGACCGTGGAACAAACTTTATAGGAGCTGTTGGAGAAATGGGTATGGACAAAGTGAATGTGGAAGATACAGATATTAAAGGTTTTCTAAGAAATCACAGTGCTGTCTGGTATTTCAGTGCACCTCATTCATCACATATGAATGGATCGTGGGAAAGAATGATCGGTTTGGCCAGAAGAATTTTGGACTCCATGTTGTGTGATATTAGTACTAAACATTTTACTCATGAAGTACTTTGTACATTGATGTCTGAAGTCATGTGTATTATTAACAGTAGACCAATTACCACTGTGTCAGATGACCCAACTTCTCCAGCCGTTCTTTCTCCAAATGTACTGTTGACGCAAAAGGTGAATTCCGACATTGAACCTCTTCAGAACTTTGATGTAAAAGACATGTATAAATCTCAGTGGCGGCAGGTACAAGTACTAGCTGATCAATTCTGGAAACATTGGAGAGTTCAGTATCTTCACAGTCTACAAGTTAGGAGAAAATGGCAAACTGAACGTTCAAACATAAAGTCTTTTTACTGTCACGACCTTTGA